The proteins below are encoded in one region of Arthrobacter sp. CJ23:
- the rph gene encoding ribonuclease PH, producing MTSEATTAPVIRADGRTPDQLRPISITRGWSKQAEGSALIEFGNTRVLCTASLTEGVPRWLKGEGRGWVTAEYAMLPRATNTRSDRESVKGRIGGRTHEISRLIGRSLRSIIDTKALGENTIVLDCDVLQADGGTRTAAITGAYVALAEAIRFARENKMIAKNAQPLIDTIAAVSVGIIDGVPMLDLPYVEDVRAETDMNVVVTGSGKFVEVQGTAEGAPFDRDELNALLDLALLGTTQLSAIQRETLAEAP from the coding sequence ATGACTTCTGAAGCAACAACCGCCCCCGTCATCCGTGCCGACGGCCGGACCCCCGATCAGCTCCGCCCCATCAGCATCACCCGCGGCTGGTCCAAGCAGGCCGAGGGCTCGGCGCTCATCGAGTTCGGCAACACCCGGGTGCTGTGCACGGCGTCGCTGACCGAGGGCGTGCCGCGCTGGCTCAAGGGCGAAGGCCGCGGCTGGGTCACGGCCGAATACGCCATGCTGCCCCGGGCCACCAACACCCGCTCCGACCGCGAGTCCGTCAAGGGCAGGATCGGCGGACGCACGCACGAGATCTCCCGGCTGATCGGCCGATCGCTGCGCTCCATCATCGACACCAAGGCCCTGGGCGAGAACACGATTGTGCTGGACTGCGATGTGCTCCAGGCCGACGGCGGCACCCGCACCGCCGCCATCACGGGCGCCTACGTGGCGCTCGCCGAGGCCATCCGCTTCGCGCGCGAAAACAAGATGATCGCCAAGAATGCCCAGCCGCTCATCGACACCATCGCGGCCGTGTCCGTCGGCATCATCGACGGCGTCCCCATGCTGGACCTGCCCTACGTCGAAGATGTCCGTGCCGAAACCGACATGAACGTGGTGGTGACCGGCTCCGGCAAGTTCGTGGAAGTCCAGGGCACCGCCGAGGGCGCCCCGTTCGACCGCGACGAGCTCAACGCCCTGCTGGACCTTGCCCTGCTCGGCACCACCCAGCTGTCCGCCATCCAGCGCGAGACCCTGGCCGAAGCCCCGTGA
- a CDS encoding MBL fold metallo-hydrolase, protein MKLTIVGCTGSFPGPGSPASCYLVTAHDGERQWKIVMDLGSGALGAIQRYTDLEDIDAIFLTHLHPDHCMDLCGLHVAVRWKPGGWGRGRIPVWGPAATADRMATAYGLELDPGMHEEFDFANWTELQSVTVGPFTVTPFAANHPVEEAYALRVEATEPGKDGVPVTRVLTYSGDTDSCQGLEDAAKDSDLFLCEAAFEEGRDDEIKDVHLTGKRAAEAATNAGAKRLLLTHIPVWTSQTKVMADARPAFAGDVAVAVAGVHYTV, encoded by the coding sequence GTGAAACTGACCATTGTGGGCTGCACGGGATCGTTCCCCGGCCCGGGCTCTCCGGCGTCGTGCTACCTGGTGACCGCCCATGATGGCGAACGCCAGTGGAAGATCGTCATGGACCTGGGCAGCGGCGCCCTCGGCGCGATCCAGCGCTACACGGACCTGGAGGACATCGACGCGATCTTCCTGACCCACCTCCACCCGGACCACTGCATGGACCTGTGCGGGCTGCACGTTGCCGTGCGCTGGAAGCCGGGCGGCTGGGGCCGTGGCCGCATTCCTGTCTGGGGACCGGCCGCGACGGCGGACCGCATGGCCACCGCCTATGGCCTGGAGCTTGACCCGGGCATGCATGAGGAATTCGACTTCGCCAACTGGACCGAGCTGCAGTCCGTCACGGTGGGCCCCTTCACCGTGACGCCGTTCGCGGCCAACCACCCGGTGGAGGAGGCCTACGCCCTGCGTGTGGAAGCCACCGAACCGGGCAAGGACGGCGTCCCCGTGACCCGCGTGTTGACCTACTCGGGCGACACCGATTCCTGCCAGGGCCTGGAGGATGCCGCCAAGGACTCGGACCTCTTCCTGTGCGAGGCGGCCTTCGAGGAGGGCCGGGACGATGAGATCAAGGACGTGCACCTCACCGGCAAGCGGGCCGCCGAGGCCGCCACGAACGCCGGTGCCAAGCGGCTGCTGCTGACGCACATCCCGGTCTGGACCTCGCAGACGAAGGTCATGGCCGACGCCCGGCCCGCGTTCGCCGGTGACGTGGCCGTTGCCGTCGCGGGCGTCCACTACACGGTCTAG
- the murI gene encoding glutamate racemase, translating into MAATGAKPYSRIIMSSASGKGSAASAATESPDNTTAASQLGSRPIGIFDSGVGGLTVARSIIDQLPNESILYVGDTANGPYGPLPIAEVRASALGVMDELVDSGVKLLTIACNSASAAVLRDARERYTARYGIPVIEVIQPAVRRAVSATRSGRIGVIGTSATVGSRAYEDTFAAAPDLAITSVACPEFVNFVEAGITTGPELLAAANSYLEPLKAAGVDTVVLGCTHYPLLTGVISFVMGESVTLVSSAEETAKDVYRALATHGIQRSEASAPRHDFVATGDAGEFETLARRFLGPEVLSVQHVDHVAAQYPTGSLARITPEMLEAARAGSGRIRRSNFVESAAGLNAAGLNAEGLNSASGRGL; encoded by the coding sequence ATGGCTGCAACAGGGGCGAAGCCTTATTCTCGAATAATCATGAGTTCAGCATCGGGCAAGGGGAGCGCCGCATCGGCGGCAACAGAATCCCCAGACAACACCACGGCCGCCAGCCAGCTGGGCTCCCGCCCGATCGGCATCTTCGATTCCGGTGTGGGCGGCCTGACCGTGGCCAGGTCCATCATCGACCAGCTGCCCAACGAATCCATCCTCTACGTCGGCGACACCGCCAACGGCCCCTACGGTCCGCTTCCCATCGCCGAGGTCCGCGCCAGCGCCCTGGGCGTCATGGACGAACTGGTGGACTCCGGCGTGAAGCTGCTGACCATCGCCTGCAACTCGGCCTCCGCCGCCGTGCTCCGCGACGCCCGCGAACGCTACACGGCCCGCTACGGCATCCCCGTCATCGAGGTCATCCAGCCCGCGGTCCGCCGCGCGGTGTCCGCCACCCGCAGCGGCCGGATCGGTGTCATCGGCACCTCCGCCACCGTGGGCTCGCGGGCCTACGAGGACACCTTCGCCGCCGCCCCGGACCTCGCCATCACCTCCGTGGCCTGCCCGGAGTTCGTCAACTTCGTCGAAGCCGGGATCACCACGGGGCCGGAGCTCCTGGCCGCCGCCAACAGCTACCTGGAGCCGCTCAAGGCCGCCGGCGTGGACACGGTGGTGCTCGGCTGCACGCACTACCCGCTGCTGACCGGCGTCATTTCCTTCGTCATGGGGGAGTCCGTGACCCTGGTCTCCAGCGCCGAGGAAACCGCCAAGGATGTGTACCGGGCCCTGGCCACCCACGGCATCCAGCGCTCCGAGGCCAGTGCGCCCAGGCACGACTTCGTGGCCACCGGGGACGCCGGAGAGTTCGAGACCCTCGCCCGCCGCTTCCTGGGTCCCGAGGTTTTGTCCGTCCAGCACGTGGACCACGTGGCCGCGCAGTACCCCACCGGCAGCCTCGCCCGGATCACGCCTGAAATGCTCGAGGCGGCCCGCGCCGGCTCCGGGCGAATCCGCCGATCCAACTTCGTCGAGTCCGCGGCGGGCCTCAACGCGGCGGGCCTCAATGCCGAGGGTCTCAATTCGGCGTCCGGGCGTGGCCTGTGA
- a CDS encoding DUF2017 domain-containing protein — MAKAFKYGLKGITGYLEPAERELLRGLLNDVISMLETESREDEDPLAALIGLDMDVQEPSDRALLRLLPNAMKDDDAGSLEFRQLTERSVRESKIGALRATALGLDKDDLLLSPEEARRWSMALNDVRLVLAERLDIRDEADADHVHSMQDWSQAEDVESYLALVYNFTTWLQESLVQSMLAALERKS; from the coding sequence GTGGCTAAGGCATTCAAATACGGGCTCAAGGGCATCACCGGGTACCTCGAACCCGCCGAGCGCGAGCTCCTGCGCGGTCTCCTGAACGACGTCATCTCCATGCTCGAGACGGAGTCGCGCGAGGACGAGGACCCGCTGGCCGCCCTGATCGGCCTGGACATGGACGTCCAGGAACCGAGCGACCGTGCCCTGTTGCGGCTCCTGCCAAACGCCATGAAGGACGACGACGCCGGGTCCCTGGAGTTCCGCCAGCTCACCGAACGCTCCGTCCGGGAAAGCAAGATCGGCGCCCTGCGCGCCACGGCACTGGGGCTGGACAAGGACGATCTCCTGCTGTCTCCGGAAGAAGCGCGCCGCTGGTCCATGGCCCTCAATGACGTGCGCCTGGTGTTGGCCGAGCGCCTGGACATCCGTGACGAAGCCGACGCCGACCACGTCCACAGCATGCAGGACTGGTCCCAGGCCGAGGACGTGGAGAGCTACCTGGCCCTCGTCTACAACTTCACCACGTGGCTGCAGGAGTCCCTGGTGCAGTCCATGCTGGCGGCCCTGGAGCGCAAATCCTGA